A window of the Lactuca sativa cultivar Salinas chromosome 5, Lsat_Salinas_v11, whole genome shotgun sequence genome harbors these coding sequences:
- the LOC111890782 gene encoding trihelix transcription factor GT-3b: MYMDPSHLLISEGVLDTGGAAAADRFPQWSVQETRELLMIRAELDSNFMETKRNKLLWEVISTKMKERGYNRSGDQCKSKWKNLVTRYKGYETMEQEGTRQQFPFYDELQTIFANRMQRLLWMEAEGAASGSRKREMKFASDNDDSDMEKASVSKITKKKKGTESSSQCNPEDTSCINVISNLKDLLEEYMKHEMQSMEWYKAKEEERRMKELEWRQTMEALGKERTMLYEKWREREEQRSMREEDRAQKRDALVTALLNKLRSQGL, translated from the exons ATGTATATGGACCCTAGCCACCTTCTTATCAGCGAAGGAGTACTTGATACTGGTGGTGCTGCTGCTGCTGACAGGTTTCCGCAATGGAGTGTACAAGAAACAAGGGAGTTGTTGATGATTAGGGCAGAACTGGACTCAAACTTCATGGAGACAAAGCGTAACAAGCTTCTATGGGAAGTGATCTCTACAAAGATGAAGGAGAGGGGTTATAATCGCAGTGGCGATCAATGTAAAAGCAAGTGGAAGAATCTTGTTACCCGTTACAAG GGATATGAGACGATGGAACAAGAAGGTACGAGGCAACAGTTCCCATTCTACGATGAGTTACAAACGATCTTCGCAAATCGCATGCAAAGGTTACTGTGGATGGAAGCAGAAGGTGCTGCAAGTGGATCCAGGAAAAGAGAGATGAAGTTTGCTTCGGACAATGATGACAGTGATATGGAGAAGGCAAGTGTAAGTAAGATcacaaagaagaagaagggtaCAGAGAGTAGTAGCCAATGTAACCCTGAAGATACAAGCTGCATCAACGTGATTAGTAACTTGAAGGATTTATTGGAAGAGTATATGAAACATGAAATGCAATCGATGGAATGGTATAAGGCTAAAGAAGAAGAGAGGAGGATGAAGGAGCTGGAGTGGAGGCAGACAATGGAAGCATTAGGCAAGGAGAGAACAATGTTGTATGAGAAATGGAGGGAAAGAGAAGAGCAGAGAAGCATGAGAGAGGAAGATAGAGCGCAGAAGCGAGACGCTCTTGTAACTGCACTTTTAAACAAGCTTAGATCTCAAGGCTTATAG